A stretch of the Pedobacter sp. MC2016-14 genome encodes the following:
- a CDS encoding TetR family transcriptional regulator C-terminal domain-containing protein, which translates to MATAQQIKNGYIDYVLTHDEKPKSVYAFVKKLKISEAEFYTFFTSFESIEKNIWVELTVETINTLQQEEVWAAYSSRDRILAFFYSYIEVLKRQRSFITYTLKHAKGSFSTPAALSGVKPIFEHFAEETINEGLESGELADRKFFSKRYKDALWLQFAFIVNFWLTDDSDGFEKTDEAIEKGINVTFDLFQRSPIDNLFEYGKFLSRNGPLKEKMKF; encoded by the coding sequence ATGGCCACAGCTCAGCAAATTAAAAACGGCTACATTGACTATGTACTTACACATGATGAAAAGCCTAAATCTGTATATGCTTTTGTAAAAAAGTTAAAAATCAGCGAAGCCGAATTCTATACATTTTTTACTTCATTTGAAAGTATAGAGAAAAATATTTGGGTAGAACTTACCGTAGAAACGATTAACACGCTACAACAAGAGGAAGTCTGGGCAGCGTATTCTTCGAGAGACCGTATACTAGCCTTTTTTTACAGCTATATAGAAGTACTAAAAAGACAGCGGAGTTTCATCACCTATACCTTAAAACACGCAAAAGGAAGTTTCTCTACCCCTGCTGCGCTTTCTGGTGTAAAACCAATTTTTGAGCATTTTGCTGAAGAAACCATCAATGAAGGGCTGGAAAGCGGGGAACTTGCCGACCGTAAGTTTTTCAGCAAAAGATACAAAGATGCCTTGTGGCTTCAATTTGCATTTATCGTAAACTTCTGGCTCACTGATGACAGCGATGGTTTTGAAAAAACTGATGAAGCCATTGAGAAGGGAATAAATGTAACATTTGATCTTTTCCAAAGATCCCCTATCGATAATCTTTTTGAGTACGGGAAATTCCTTTCCAGAAATGGCCCGCTAAAAGAAAAGATGAAGTTCTAA